Part of the Polyangium spumosum genome is shown below.
GAGCTTGCGGATGCCCTCGTCCATCGGCCCGACGAAGGAGGGCTTCTTGAAGTCGCGGTGGCTGAACGGCGCGTCCATGCGGAGCTGGCCGACGTCGTTGCGCCATTGCTTCGGGAGGTGGATCCCGCCCATGGCCTCGATGCAGAGCCACGATTGCAGCCCCGCGTCGGGGATGAAGCGGTAGAACAGGCCCCGCGGCACGTAGACGTAATCGTCCTTCTCGTACCGGAGGTCGCCGAGCATCGTGCGCAGCATGCCGCTGCCCTCGAACACGAAAAAGAGCTCGTCGGCGTCGGCGTTCGAGAAATAGACGGGATCGGGCGCGTCCGGCCGGGCGATGCCGAGGACGACGTCGCCGTTGTAGAGCAGAGGGACGCGCCCGTCGATCTGCGGGCCGCTCGGGGTCGGGACCGAGGTCGATCGATAATGGCGCTTCGCCAGGGGGCGCTGCGGGGCCGGCGTGGGCAACGAGAAGCCGTGCTCGGCGGGCGTGAGGCGGTGCTCGTGGGGGCGCCGCTCGTGATACGCGATGGTGTAGGGCCCGTCGAACCCGCGGCGCGTCAGGCACTCCTCCCAGCGGAGCGCGCCCTTCGCGTCGCGGAGCACCGTGTGGTGCTTCGGCGGCAGTTCCCCGAAGGCGAGGCGCTCGATCATCCGATCTTGCCCTCCGTCTTTTGCTGCCGCTCGATGCTCTCGAAGAGCGCGCGGAAGTTGCCGCCGCCGAAGCCGCGATCCCCCTTGCGCTGGATGATCTCGTAGAAGAACGGCCCGGCCTCCGGATCCCCGTGCGTCCCGGCGGACTCCTTGAGGAAGATCTGGAGCAGGTATTTGCCCTCGCCCTCGCCGTCGACCAGGATCTCGAGATCACGCAGCACGTTGATGTCCTCGTCGATGCGCTGGACGCCGAGTGTTTGCAGGCGCTGCGGCAGCGCGTCGTAATACGAGCCGGGCGTCGGCATGAATTGGATGCCGCGCTCGCGCATGCTCCTCACGCAGGAGAGGATGTCCGCCGCCGCGAGCGCCGCGTGCTGCACGCCGTCGCCGCGGTGCTCCTCGTTGAAGATGTTGATCTGCGAGCTCTTGAAATACGGCCGGTACGGCTCGTTGTTCGCGAACTTCACGCCCGAGTGCGGGTCCCACATGACGGCCGAGCGCAGCCCGGAGCCGTGATCCGCGCCCTTCTTCACGTCCTCGGTGTGGAACTGGATCTCCCAGAACCGCTCGAACCCGAGCACGTGCTCCATCCAGAGCAGCGCGGGCGCCATCGTCTGGAAGTTCGACGTGATGTGATCAAAATGCGTGAAGCCGAGCGTGTTCTTGCCGCCGCGCGGCGCGTCGTAATGCACCGCGCCCGGGAAGAGCTTGCGGTACCCCTTGCGCTCGATGAAGCGGAACGTCGTGTCGCCGAAGGGCGTCGTGATCGAGAACGAGGCGAACTCACCGCCGTCCTCCTTCACGCGGGTGATCTCGTCGATCGGGGTGCCGCCGCGCGCGTCGAGCACGCGGAAGGCGCGCTCGATGTCCTCGACCTCGAAGATCAACGTGCCGACGCCGTCCGGGTGCTTGCGCAGGTACCGCCACGCTCGCCCGCCCTCGCCGAGCGGCTGCGAGCACATGACGATGCAGTCCCCGGCGCGGAAGACGACCGAGCGCTGCCGCGCGGCCTCCTCGAGCTCGGGGCTCGACTGCGCGATCTCCTCGAAATCGAGCTTCTCCGTGTAGAACTTCCGGCTCCGCTCGAGGTCGCGGACGTAGTAGTGCAGCGCCTCGAGACGCTTGATTCCGACGGACTCCGCTTTCGTCATGTTCCGATTCCTCTTTCAAGCTCCGGCGTCGATCTGCCGATCCGGATGAGCGGCCTGGAAGGCCGGTAGCGACGCGGCTTGCTCCTCGATGCGCACGAGCAAGGGGAACGGGGAGAGGTCCACGCCGAAGCGCCGCGCTGCATAAAGCTGGGGCACGAGGCACACGTCCGCCACCGTGGGCGCGTCTCCGACGGAGAATCGTCCATGGACGGGCTCGGCGAGCGCCTGGTACGCGGTGAGGCCCTTCTCGATGAAGCGCCGGGCGAACGCGAGCTCGTCCGCGCCGAACTCGGCCTTCACGAGCTTGAGCACCGAGGTGTTCTGGAAGGGCTGGATGCCCGAGTTGATGATCTCCGCGAGCTGCCGCGCCCGCGCGCGGAGGAAGCTGTCCGTGGGCAGGAGCCGGGGCTCCGGGTGGCGCTCCTCCAGCCACTCGATGATGGCCAGCGATTGCCCGAGCTCGTGCACCACGCCGCCCTCCTCGACCTCCAGCGTGGGCACCTGGGCCATGGGGTTCTTCGCGCGGTAGTCGTCCCCGTACTGTTCACCGCCGTTCTTGAGGAGGTGCACGGGGACGTTCTCGAAAGAGATTCCTTTGAGGTGCAAGGCGATCCGCGCGCGATAACTCGCGGAGCTGCGCCAGTAGCCGTAGAGCTTCATGGAGAGACCACCTTCTGCTCGATGCGTCCGAAAATATCGAGCCCGTCCTCGCCGCGCATCTCGATGGCGATGGTGTCGCCGGGCTTCATGAATGGCGTCTTCGGGGCGCCCTCGTCGATCGTCTCGATCATGCGGCGCTCGGCGAGGCAGCTTATGCCCCGCGCGCGGTCCACGTTGGAGACCGTGCCGCTGCCGAGGATCGTGCCGGCGCCGAAGGCGCGGGTCTTCGTGATGTGCTCGACGAGGTCGAAGAATGAGAAGTGCATCTCCGGCCCGGCCTCGGGATCCCCGATGAGCGCGCCGTTGTACGTCGAGACGAGCTTCAGGTGCACGCGGCCGTCCCGGAACGACGCGCCGAGCTCGTCGGGCGTGACCGCGAACGGCGAAAACGCGGTCGCGGGCTTCGATTGAAAGAAGCCGAACCCCTTCGCGAGCTCGCCGGGCACGAGGTTCCGCAGGGTGACGTCGTTCGCGAGGCAAAGGAGGCGCACGTGACGGTGCGCGTCTTCCTTTTTCGTGCCGAGCGGCACGTCGCCGAGGATGACGCAGATCTCGGCCTCGAAATCGAGGCCCCAGCGCGCGTCGTGCAGGACGATGTCCTCGCGCGGGCCGAGCAGCACGGAGGAGCCGCCCTGGTAGACGAGCGGATCGGTGCGCAGCGTCTCGGGTGGCTCGGCGCCGCGGGCCTTGCGGACGAGGATGATGTGATTGATGTACGCCGAGCCGTCGACCCACTCGTAAGCGCGCGGCAGGGGCGGCGCGAGCTTCTGCGGATCGAGCGGCTCGCCCGGGATCTCGCCGCGCTCGAGGCGCGAGGCGAGGTCCCGCAGGCGCGGCTCGCTCTCGTCCCAGCGATCGAGCGCGGCCTGCATCGTGGGGAACTCCGCCGGTGCAGGGGTGAACACGGCGCCGTCGCGCCTCACGACGACGAGCGTGCCGTCCCTTCCCGGTCCTCGTAGGCTCGCGAGCTTCATGCGCGCGTCCGGTAGCACGAAGGGGGAGGAAGGTTCAACCCCGGAGGCGCTCGCGTCGAGGCCGACGGTCGGGCTATCGCTGCG
Proteins encoded:
- a CDS encoding homogentisate 1,2-dioxygenase, whose translation is MIERLAFGELPPKHHTVLRDAKGALRWEECLTRRGFDGPYTIAYHERRPHEHRLTPAEHGFSLPTPAPQRPLAKRHYRSTSVPTPSGPQIDGRVPLLYNGDVVLGIARPDAPDPVYFSNADADELFFVFEGSGMLRTMLGDLRYEKDDYVYVPRGLFYRFIPDAGLQSWLCIEAMGGIHLPKQWRNDVGQLRMDAPFSHRDFKKPSFVGPMDEGIRKLVVKRDGGFHGFSMAHSPLDVVGWDGTVYPFVFPILNFQPRAGLVHLPPDWHGTFAARGALVCSFVPRMVDFHPQAIPCPYPHSSYDCDEFIFYCRGNFTSRRGVGPGSISHHPAGIPHGPHPGSYEASIGTKETSELAVMIDTFEPLLPTEATLGAEDPGYQESFIEE
- a CDS encoding 4-hydroxyphenylpyruvate dioxygenase family protein, with translation MTKAESVGIKRLEALHYYVRDLERSRKFYTEKLDFEEIAQSSPELEEAARQRSVVFRAGDCIVMCSQPLGEGGRAWRYLRKHPDGVGTLIFEVEDIERAFRVLDARGGTPIDEITRVKEDGGEFASFSITTPFGDTTFRFIERKGYRKLFPGAVHYDAPRGGKNTLGFTHFDHITSNFQTMAPALLWMEHVLGFERFWEIQFHTEDVKKGADHGSGLRSAVMWDPHSGVKFANNEPYRPYFKSSQINIFNEEHRGDGVQHAALAAADILSCVRSMRERGIQFMPTPGSYYDALPQRLQTLGVQRIDEDINVLRDLEILVDGEGEGKYLLQIFLKESAGTHGDPEAGPFFYEIIQRKGDRGFGGGNFRALFESIERQQKTEGKIG
- the maiA gene encoding maleylacetoacetate isomerase, whose protein sequence is MKLYGYWRSSASYRARIALHLKGISFENVPVHLLKNGGEQYGDDYRAKNPMAQVPTLEVEEGGVVHELGQSLAIIEWLEERHPEPRLLPTDSFLRARARQLAEIINSGIQPFQNTSVLKLVKAEFGADELAFARRFIEKGLTAYQALAEPVHGRFSVGDAPTVADVCLVPQLYAARRFGVDLSPFPLLVRIEEQAASLPAFQAAHPDRQIDAGA
- a CDS encoding fumarylacetoacetate hydrolase family protein, coding for MKLASLRGPGRDGTLVVVRRDGAVFTPAPAEFPTMQAALDRWDESEPRLRDLASRLERGEIPGEPLDPQKLAPPLPRAYEWVDGSAYINHIILVRKARGAEPPETLRTDPLVYQGGSSVLLGPREDIVLHDARWGLDFEAEICVILGDVPLGTKKEDAHRHVRLLCLANDVTLRNLVPGELAKGFGFFQSKPATAFSPFAVTPDELGASFRDGRVHLKLVSTYNGALIGDPEAGPEMHFSFFDLVEHITKTRAFGAGTILGSGTVSNVDRARGISCLAERRMIETIDEGAPKTPFMKPGDTIAIEMRGEDGLDIFGRIEQKVVSP